The nucleotide sequence CAAGGGCACGCGGTATCCCCGAAAAGAAGGTACTTCACGGCCACACTTTAAGGACATCGGCACCTCCATTGGTAACGATGATTTTGCTCTCCTTTTTGGCCTCAATGTCGGGAAGCATAATATTTGAGGGTATTTTTTCGTGGCCCGGTTTAGGTCAGCTTTATTGGATTGCCGTTCAGCAAAACGATATACCTGTTTTAATGGGAGATTTGGCCATTACAACAGGTCTTTATCAAGCAGGTCTTATAATCCTTGATCTGGTCTACGGTTTCTTAGACCCGCGTATAAAAGTCGGAGGCAAGGAATAATGGAAAATTTTGTTGATAGATTTAAAGAATTTTGGAATGATTTTAAAAAAGAAAAGATAGGCATTGTTGCCATAGTTCTTTTAGGTTTACTTGTACTTTTGATTATACTTGAGCCTATTGTCTTGCCCTTTAAGGGAACAAACGATAATTGGCATAACATTTCTTATTGGGAAGATAACCCTGCTTCCGCTCCTCCGGTATGGTCGGAATTGTTAAGCCCAAAAAAATCGGCTAGGACGGTTCGGTTTACCGAGCCCGAGATTACGGAAGAAGAATCGGAGCATTTCGGCAAGGCTAAGGTTTATAGTTTTAAGTATAACTATAATTATGATAGAAACCCCAATAACATTATTTTTAGAGCCGAACTTACGGGAGATGTAATAATGAGTATGGATGTTATCCGCCCTGATGGAAAGCGTATCGAGCTCGGAGTTTTTCAAAAAGGAAATTTAAAAGATTATCACAGCCGCTTTACGGTTTTAACCGATGCAAAATCCACAATGCAGCAATTTACGGCTACGTATGGCGCATCTTCTACATCGGGAAACGCAAATCCTGTTCAGTTGTTGTTCTCTGAAGTTTCAAAGACTATGTACAGGGATAAAAAGCCTTTAAAGGGCGAATATGTTTTTAAATTCGTTATACCCAAAGATGTTGCATCCAACTCTGCCAATAAGATTGAAAATCCTCGCGTTATAATTCCAGGTGCTGTTTCGGGGCTTTTAGGCACTGACCTAAACAAGAGAGATTTATTTTCAGGTGTTATGGCCGGTTTAAAATGGGCTCTTTTAATAGGTCTTGTTGCAAGTATTATTTCCGTTTTGGTCGGCGTTATGTACGGAATTATAAGTGCCTACTTCGGCGGAACGGTTGATACGATTATGATGTTTATCTTTGAAATAGTCGTGTCCGTTCCTATTATTCCTATATTGATTGTAGCGGCCGCAGTTTTTAAACCGAGTATATGGATGATAATCCTTGCCCTTATTATTTTCGGTTGGACAGGTTCGGTAAAGACCGTCCGCTCAATGGCCTTACAAATAAAGGAAGAAACCTATATTGAAGCTGCAAAGGCCCTCGGTGCCGGAAAATGGAGAATCATTCTAAAACACATCGCTCCTCTTCTTTTGCCGTATTCTTTTGCTATTATGGCAAGTTCGGTTCCGGGAGCCATTATTTTTGAATCCTCTCTTTCACTTTTAGGTTTGGGAGATCCTTCTATTGTAACTTGGGGACAAATTCTCCATGATGCACAAAGCTCAGGCGCAACCTTAAACGGCTTATGGTGGTGGATTATTCCTCCCGGTCTTTTTATAGCCCTTTTGGGTATGATATTTGCATTCCTAGGTTTTGCAATGGATAAGATACTGCATCCTAAACTCAGGACAAGGTAAGGAGGTTTTAATATGGAAAATAAAGAAGTAGTTCTTGATGTAAAAAACTTGAGATTGTACTATCACACCTCCGCAGGTATTGTAAAAGCCTTGGATGATGTGAGTTTTACTCTTCATGCCGGCGAAACGCTGGGACTTGTAGGAGAATCCGGCTGCGGTAAAACGACTACAGGTATGGCTCTGCTTAAAATGCCCTCTCCTCCCGGAAGAGTAGAGGAGAATTCTCAGATTATAATTAATGGAAGGGATATTGTTCCCCTCTCCGATTCAGAGATAAGAAAAAATGTACGCTGGCAGGAAATTTCGATGGTCTTCCAAGGAGCCATGAACAGTTTAACTCCGGTTTACACAATCGGAAAACAGATGCTTGAAACCTTGCGGGAGCACAAAGAAATGAGTGATAAAGAAGCTCAAGACCTCATGGAAGAGTATCTGGGCTATGTCGGCCTTCCGCCCGAAGTTTTAAACCGCTATCCCCACGAGCTTTCCGGAGGAATGAAGCAGAGGGTTGTAATAGCGAGCGGCCTATTCTTAAAGCCTAAACTCGTTATCTTGGATGAACCCACCACTGCCCTCGACGTTATTGTTCAAGCTCAGATTATAAACCTTTTAAAGGAACTAAAAAAGAAATTTAAGCTTTCCTTTATATTTATTACCCACGATCTGTCGCTTGAAGCCGAGATTTCGGATAGGATTTGTGTTATGTATGCGGGAAAAATTGCCGAGCTCGGAACCAATGATCAGATATACGGTAAGGAGCCCATGCACCCATATACCCAAAAACTTTTACAGGCAACACCTCTTTTAAGGAAGAGGGTAAGCGAGCTTTCCTATATTCCGGGAACACCGCCCGACCTTATTTCTCCGCCCAAGGGCTGCCGTTTTAATCCGAGGTGTCATTGTACAATGGATAAATGCTTTGAACTTGAACCTCCTCTTATAGAGGTTGAACCGGGACATCAAGTAGCATGCTGGAGGTGTGTAAAATGAGCGATAACGAAAAAAAGATAGATCCTAATGACCATGTTCTTGAACTGATTAATATAAAAAAATATTTTGAGCCCCATCAAGGTTTAGTCCAAAGTCTTTCAAAGGGAACAGCCAAAAAGATAAAGGCTGTAGATGATGTTACCTTGCGACTGAGGAGGGGAGAAATCTTCGGCCTCATAGGGGAATCGGGTTCAGGTAAAACTACGATAGGGAAGATAGCGATGAAGCTTCATACCCCTACCGAGGGAACAATCCTATACAATGGAGAAGATGTTACGAACAGCGATAAGGAAAAGACTGCCTTTTACCGCCGCCGTGTTCAGATGATTTTCCAAGACCCTTATGCTTCTATGAATCCCCGTTTTAAAATTCGGGATGTAATGGAAGAGCCCCTGATTATCCATAAAATTAAGGGAACAAGGGCCGAAAATGATGAAAAAATCATCAAGGCTATTTCGGAGGTAAAGCTCAACCCGCCTGAGGAATTTATGACACGCTATCCTCACATGCTTTCGGGCGGTCAAAGGCAGCGTATAGCTACGGCCAGAACCCTTATCCTAAACCCGGAGGTTATAGTTGCGGATGAACCTGTTTCGATGATCGACCTTTCAACCCGTGCGGAAATTCTTCACATGATGAGGGAGGTTCAAAGGAAGTTAGGTTTAACCTATCTGTATATTACCCACGACCTTTCAACGGCAAGGTATTTTACCGACAGAATAGCGGTTATGTATCTCGGCCGTATTGTAGAAATGGGGGATGCCGATGATGTTATAGATAATCCCATGCATCCTTATACTCAGGCCCTGATTGAAGCCGTTCCCGAACCCAAACCGGGAATGCTTGAGGTAATTAAAAAACTCCCCATTTCGGGAGAAATTCCTTCTCCTGCAAATGTGCCTTCGGGCTGCCGCTTCCATACGAGATGTCCCTATGCGGACGAGTCATGTTCTTCTATGGAAGAACCTTCGTTGATGGACATAGGAAATGGACACTTTCATGCCTGCCGAAAGGCCGAAGAGATTAAGAAAAAGCAAAATTAAAAACTTGACTTGGTTCTCTTGAGCAAATGCGTTTCTTATGGTAATATTTAAGCTGAGGGTTACTATTGTAACCCTCAGCTTTTATTTTATGGAGGTATCAATTTTATGGAAGCAAAAAAACTTACGGAAAGCGTTTATTGTATTCATGCAGATATACATGACAGAACTGCACGCTTTGAAGGTATATGGTTATTGCCCCACGGCGTTTCTATAAATTCTTATGTTGTAAAGGGAGAAAAAACCGCTCTTATAGATATAGTAAAAGACTGGGACGGCTCGGTAGACTCTTACAGAAAGCAGCTTGAATCCATAGGGCTTTCATTTTCTTCTTTTGATTATGTAATTTTAAACCATCTTGAACCTGACCACGCAGACCTTATAAACCTTGTACGGGAAGAAAATCCTAAGGCCGAAATCTTGGCTTCTGCAAAAGGGGCTGCCCTTGTCAAAAACTTTTTTAAGATAAACGAGGGGGTAAGGGCTGTAAAAGACGGAGAGGTTTTGGACCTAGGCGGAGGAAAAAAACTTGTATTTTATGAGACTCCCAATATCCACTGGCCCGAAACAATGATGACCTATGACCCTGACGATAAAATTTTATTTTCTTGCGATGCCTTCGGCTCGTACGGTTGTATAGGCGAAAAAATCTTCGATGATCAGCACACGGAAGATGAGCTTAAATTTTTTGAAAATGAGGCCCTTAGGTACTATGCAAATATTGTGGCCAGCTTTAGTACCTTTGTAAACAAAGGAATCGAAAAACTCGCCGCTCTCGAGCTTAAATTTATTTGTCCGAGTCACGGTCTGCTTTGGCGGGGAAATCCTTCACGAATCGTAGAGCTTTATAAAAAATTTGCGGATTATAATACCGGTACCGGAAGCGGGTTGGAAAAGACTATCTGTATTATTTGGGGCTCAATGTACGGCTATACCAAGGACGGTCTTGATGCGGTTATTGAAGGCATAGAAGAAGAAGGCATACCTTATTCTATCTATAGAATTCCCGACACGGATGCTACTTTTATTTTGGGCGAGGCCTACCGCTCTGCAGGTCTTTTATTGGCAATGCCTACCTATGAGTACAAGATGTTCCCGCCCATGGCCCATATCCTTGACCTCTTTGAAAGAAAACACTTTATCAATAAAAAGGTATTCCGAATAGGAAGCTGGGGCTGGGTAGGAGGAGCCAAAAAAGAATACGAGGAAAGAATAGAAAAATTTAAGTGGACCAATATCGAATCCCATGAATGGCAGGGTAAGATCAGCGATGAGGATAAGCGGATATTAAAAGAAAGAGGCAGGGAATTGGCAAAAGCCGTAAAAAACGGATAAAAATCTTTGCTATAGCTATTATGATAAAAAATATTTGACAAATCCAAAATAGTATGTTTTAATATATGCAGTGTTTTTAACACATAAAAACAACAGGAGGAATTTAATGAAAAGTTTTGTTAAGTTTTTATCATGTATGCTTGCAGTGGCTTTGGTATTTACTGCATGCGGAGGCGGTAGCGGAACTGCTGCCGGAGGCAAAAGCCCCGTAAAGAACGGTACCTATGTGGATAAAGTTATCTACTCCGTAAGTACCGACCAGACGGTTGCCTTAAAAGATGTTATTGAGGGAAAGGCAGACCTTATGTTTACCTCTGTTCCGCCCGTACTTTTGTCGGGTTTAAGCGATGCTGACAGAGATAAGATAGATGTTTATCCTGTTCCTACAGGTTATTGGTCTCTTCTCTTTAACCCCATTCCCAACAAGGCCCCCTATGTTTGGAAGACGGAAGCCGGAGAGGAAATGTTTAACCCCGTTGCCATCAAAGAAGTCCGCTATGCCTTTAACTGGTTAATCAACCGAAAAAAATTGGTAGATGAACTTCTTTTAGGTGAAGGTTCTCCTATGTACACACCCTGTACCGTAGGTCTTCCCGGAGCATACCGCTATAACATCTTGGCATCCAAATTCGGTATCACCGAAACGGGAGATGAGCAAAAAGCTATCAACATGATTGAAGACGCTATGCAAAAGGCTTCTAAACTTGCCGAAAACAAAGGAAAACTTGTAAAAGAAAACGGAAAGTGGATGTACAAGGGCAAGCCCGTTACAATCAAGTCCATAATGCGTGTTGACGATCCTACAGGCCGTCTTCCTGCAGCCCGATATATTCATGCTCAGATCGAAAAAGCCGGCATTACGGTTGAAGGTTTTGAGCGAGACCGAAAAACAGCCGGAAGCCTTGTTTACGGAGGAAACCCTGCCAACTATGATTGGACAATGTACCTTGAAGGCTGGGGTTCAGGCGGTTTCTATGTAACATGGGAAACTCCCCTTTGCCAGATGTACAGCCCTTTCTACGGCTATATGCCCGGAGGCGGAGAGGCCGAATTCTGGAATTATTCGAACGAAAAACTCGATGTTCTGGGTAAAAAGGCCGCATACGGACAGTATTTGACTGCCGAAGAATTCTTTAGCGAAACAACCGATATGTGTGCTATCGGAATGGAAGAGGCTGTCCGTGTTTATGTTGTTTCTCAAAACGATTTATATGTAGCCAACAAGGGAAGATTTAATTCCCGTCTTTTCTATGGAACCTCTGACGGCTTTAACGGCTGGACCGTAAGATGTGCCGATGTTAAGCCGGATGCTGACGGCCCCTATAAGGGAAAGAGGGTTTTACGTGTATTGCAGTTCTCGGCACAAGGTTCTTTGTTTATGTCTGAATGGGACCCCATAGGCGGACAAGGCTTTAGCGATACCTACAGTTCTGCATTTACAAATACCGTTACCGATAGAGCTTCCTTTGATAACCCTGCCGTAGGGCAATCCGAATTTGCCATGTCAACTGTTGATGTTGCAAATGCAAAATTTGCACCCAAATTCGTAGCCACAGGTAAAAAGACTGAAGAAGGCGATGATGAACTTGTAATGGGCGGTGATATTCCCGTTCCTGCAGAAGCCGTTATGTATGACACTGCTTCAAAAAAATGGGTTCCTGCCGAGAGCGGTCAAAGTGTTGCAACTGTTGCAACGGGTAAGCTGGTAGACGGTTATTACTGGCATCACGGTGAACCTGTAGACCTTAACGATGTCCGCTATGCTTTTGCCTTTGCCTATGAGTGGGCCATCAAGGACGGAGATGGAGACCTCTATTATGATGCTCCTTTAAGCGGCGTAACTCTTCCCAGCCTTAAAAACACAAAGGGTATAGTATTTAATAAGGACGGATCCATCACTACATACAGTAACTACTTCCATGCTCCTATTCCGAGAGATACAGCCATAAGTGTAGGCGGTTTAAGCGTAAAGGCTGCCAACCCGGGCCGAAGAACAAACGTACCTTGGGAAATTTATGAAGCCTTGGCAGAAATGGTAGTACACGGCTCAAAGAGCGGAACGGTTTATAACTTTGCGAAAGACGGCGGAGAGCGCGGTGTAGAAGCAAACGTTAAAAACCCCGATTGTCTTGCAGACCTCAAGGCCAAATTGGAAGAATTTGCTGCTTCAAAGCATATTCCTGATCCGTTGAAAGGCTTTGTAAATGAAGATTATGCCGTTAAAAGATACAAGGCTTCTATAGCCTTTATCGAAAAATACGGAAATGCTTATATCACGACAGGTCCCTTGATGTTCGAAAAAATAGATCCTGTTACAAGTTCCGTTGTATTAACCAACTTCGATAAGTATCCTTATAAGAGCGACTACTTCCCGAATATGTTTAGAACGGACCTTACCGAGATTCAATATATCAAGGCTCCCGTAGCGCCTTCAGCCGACAAGGATGCCGTATTTGAGGTAACCGTTTCCAAGTATGCATATCCTGAGGTAGAAAGAGTTCCTCTCGATAAGGGAAAGGTTGAAGGACGTCTCCAGCTTCCTTCAGGCGGAGAGAAGACTTATACTGCTAAAGCAATAGGTGACGGTAAATTCACTATTACCGTACCTGCATCGGACTTAGCCGGACTTGAAAAGGGTGCAGAATACATAATGGTTGTATTAACCTCAATTTCCGATGAGCCGCCCTCAGCAAATTCGGTAAGCTTTACAATACTTAAATAGGATTTTAAGATTGTAATTTGAATCGAAATGCCTTGAAGCGGGGTATTTCTAAAAGTCTGACAAGTTTTTTAGAGATACCCAAAGGGCTTTGAGGCATTTTGAGTTTTTTCGCGGTAATGTTCTATAAATCTTTACTATATCTTGACATATCCAAACATTTTATGCAAAATACTTGAGCTCATTTTTTGTTTATATATTTAGTCGAGCTAGCTTAAATATTTAGTGAGGTAAAGTTATTGGTAAGCGAAATTTTAACTATTGAAGAAGTGGCCCGCTATTTGCGTGTTTCCGAGAGGACGGTCTACGAGTGGGCGCAAAAAGGTGAAATACCTGCCGGAAAGATTGGGACGGTCTGGCGTTTTAAAAAAGATGACATTGAAAGCTGGGTTGATGAAAGGTTAACCTCTTCAAAAACTTCGGCTTCTAAGCAGCATAGAATAGTAACCGAAAATTTTTTGTCGCCTGACAGGGTTGTCCTTTTGGATTATGCTTCAAAGCATGATGTTTTGGTTATGATGTCCGAGGTTCTGGCTAAGGCTCCTCAGGTAAAAAATTCGGCAGAGCTTTTAGATGCAATTTTAAAAAGAGAAGCTCTCATGTCTACAGCTGTAGGAAGAGGAATTGCTATTCCCCATGTAAGATTGTCTTCAGTTACCGATCTTGTCATGGCTGTAGGTATTTCTAAAAGGGATATTTTAGACTTTGACGCTGTTGACGGAAATCCCGTGCGTTTGGTCTTTATGATTGCCGCTGCAAACAACCAGCATGATTATTATTTGCAGACAATCTCCCATTTTAGTGCAAAGCTGCGTAATGAAGAACTTAAAAGCAGCCTATTAAATTCAACCGACCCCTCGGAGGTTTATGCTCTTTTGTGCGAATAGGGTACGGGTTCGATGAACTCCGGTTTTTTTTTAAGTCTCCCGAATTATGACTCTCCGGCGGAACTCAAATCTCTTTTAGAGACTCTGGGTTTTGCCATGCAAAAAAAATTCGGTCAAAATTTTTTAATCGATAAAAAGACACGCGAGAACTTGATTTCCTTTTTGACTCTTGATAAGGGAACAAGGGTTTGGGAAGTAGGCCCCGGGCTTGGGGCTATGACCTATCTTCTTTTAGAAAAGGGAGTTAATCTTACCGCTTTTGAAATTGACAAGGGCTTTATCTCTCTTTTAAAGAAATTCTTTTTAGAAAGCTCAAAACAAAATTTTAGATTGGTTGAGGGTGATGTTCAAAAAAACTGGCATCCTTATTTAATAGAGCATGGAAAGCCCGATGTTTTTTTCGGCAATCTTCCGTATAACATTGCTTCCGAGTTGATTGCTTCTACGGTAGAAGCCGGCGTCGTTTTTGATACAATGCTCTTTACCGTGCAAAAAGAAGCTGCCGAAAGAATTACTGCAAGGCCTGACAATAAAAACTATACGGCATTTTCGGTACTCTGCTCCTTGTTTTATGAGTGTAAGATAGTAAAGACTATTCCGGCTTCAGCTTTTTGGCCTCAGCCCAATGTAGAATCCGCCGCCGTCTTGTTTAAGGCAAAAAAAGAATTTGCAGAGTATAAAAACTTTAAGCTTTTTATCAAAATAGTCAAAGCTCTTTTTTCTTCACGCCGAAAAAATATAAAAAACAATTTGGGTTCGTGGATGAAATCAAACGGGTACGGCGATAAGATCGATTTTGTTTTAGAAAGGTCAGGCTTAAGCGGAAATTTAAGAGCCGAATCCCTTGCCCTATATGACTTTTTGTTTCTTTCTGATATAATAGGGCATCTGTAAAAAAACTTGGACAAAAATAAATGAAGCATACAAAAAAAATTGCCTCTTTGATTTTATTTGTTTCTCTTTTTTCCGTTTTTCCGGTTTATGCTGAAGACACCAAGGTTTCAAGAACCCCCGATCCCTATGGGGCCGAGGAGTTTAAGCAATGGCAAAAGGATTTACGCCGTTTTGAAATTATAACTTTTGGTGCCCTGCCCTTTGTTTCGCTTTTATCGTTTTGGGCCTATGACATAGGCCGCTCAATAGCGCATAAGGGGGACCCTGCCTATAATCCATGGCCTCTTAAAGATGCCAAGATTGCGGTAAAGCTTACCGAAAAGGAACAGCTGGGTGTTTTTTTAACGGCTGTTGGTATTTCATTGGGGGTTGCAATAATAGATTTAACCTACCGTTCAATTAAAAGGGCTAACGCAAAAAAACTTGAGGAAAAAAATGAGGAGCCCGCAATTTTGTTGATTCCAATTGAAGAAAATAAAAGTGAAGAAACCGAAACTTCAAAAACAGAGGAATCCGATGACGCTCAATAAGAGTGTTCCTTGTAGATCTATATCCGAAAAATTTAAGGTTGAAGGTCTTGTATCTCCTTGCAGGATTGATGTTTATTGTACCGAAACCTTGAAAAACTTAAGCCGCTCTCAATTAAAGACGGGCTTAAAGTCTCTTTATGTAAATTCGCAAAAAGCCAAGCTTTCCCGCAATGTTCAAAACGGAGACCTTATTGAGCTTGTTTGGGATAATCCGATCCCCGAATATGCTCATCCTCAAAAACTTCCGCTTAATATAATTTATGAAGACGAGAATATAATTGTTGTAAACAAGGAAAGGGGCATGGTAACGCATCCGGCAGGCGGAAATTGGGACGGCACCCTTGTAAATGCTTTAAATTATTACAGGCTTTATGATTCTAGGATTAAGGATGAGTTTGCCGTAGAACTTAATAGTCTTTTAAGTGACGAAGTAAAAAATATTGAAAAACTTTCTTTGGAGCCCTACCGCATGGGTATTGTTCATCGTCTGGATAAGGAAACTTCGGGGCTTATTATTACTGCAAGGAATTTAAAAACCGAAAAGCTTTTAAAATCTTTTTTTAAAAAAAGGGCGGTAAAAAAATATTATATTGCAGTCCTCGATGGTGTTCCGCCTAAAAATAAGGGCAGGATAAAGACTTCTGTTTTTCGATCAAGTTCAGACAGAAAAAAATTTAGCGTCTCTGCCGATTTGTCAAAAGGAAAAAAAGCTCTTTCAGCCTATAAGGTTTTGAAATCCAACGGACAAATGTCCTTGGTTCTTTTTAGAATTTACACAGGAAGAACTCATCAAATCCGCTTACATGCCAAGTTTATGGGATGCCAGGTTGCAGGCGATAAGGTTTACGGCAAAAAAAAGACAGGGCTTGAAAAGAAGACAGGTTTTGACAAGACCGGTATGCCGCTTATGCTTCATGCTTATAAGCTGATAATTCCTGATACCGTAAATTCAAAAAAAGAATTTAAGGCACCTATACCTAATGATTTTAAACAAATACTGACACGGGAGGCTCTATGTTAATTGATTGTAAATTCTCTTCTCAAGCAGAAGTTATTTTTGAAAATGAGGCTTATGCCGTTCTATATAAGCCTCGCGGAATGCCTACGGCTCCTCTTTCAGAAGATGAAGAAGGTACTCTGGTTTCTTGGTTTTTAAAAAGATGCCCCGAAGCAGCGTCGGTAAAAGGAAAAAAGGATATTGAAGCGGGCCTTGTCCACAGGCTTGATACGGCAACAAGCGGTTTGGTTTTAATAGCAAAAAATCAAGAAAGCTATGATGCCTTAAATTTAATGCAAGGAAACGATTTAATAAAGAAAACCTATGTCGCCTTTACGGATATTGATAACGAGACGGATTTAAATGCCGATTTTTCACGGTTGAACCTTCCGTACAGAATTTCAAGCCAATTTAGAACTTACGGCCCTAAGGGAAAAAAGGTTCTTCCCGTTTTTTACGGTATGAGAGATTTTTCTTCTACAGCTAAAATTTATACAACCAATATTATCGATATAAATAATTTAGATGATTCGGTACCGAGGGTAACCTGCACCTTAACTCAAGGCTTTAGGCATCAGGTAAGGGCTCACCTTGCTTCCATAGGGCTGCCTATTTACGGCGACCCTTTATACAACGGAAAATTCAAAGATTTTCCGCAGGAAAAAATAGAAGATCATTCTTATCCCTTGCAGCTTTACGCCGTAGGCCTTTCCTTTCCGGAACCTAAAAAAAATTTTAAGCTTGAGGACTCAAAAAACTATGTATCCTTTTTGCTTCAGCCGCCAGATAAAATGATCCTGTAATCAAAAGGGGCTGCTTTTTTTCTCTGCATTCGATTATTTCGTTTTTTATTACGGCTTCATAGTCCGCATTTTTTTCTACCATACAGGAAGAACCTTTGAGCCCTTCTTGGAAAATTGTATAGCTTAAATCGGGATTACTCTTTTTTGAAGAACCCGGAATTGTAACGATTATTTTTGTAAAATTATCCTTAAAAAAAGGAACCATGTCCTTTACGTTTTTGTCTTCGGCACATGCAAAGATGAGAGTTCCTTTTTCTTTTACAAGCTCGGTATAGGTGCTCATACACAGGGCAATGCTGTTTTTTGTATGGGCTCCATCTATTATAATTTCAGGATTATCCGAAAGAAGCTCAAAGCGGGCAGGGAGCCAAGCCGATGCAAGCCCCCTTTCTATAATCGCTTCATCTATTTCAGGAAAAAGATATTTTACCGTACAGGCTGCGAGGGCTGCGTTTTCCGCCTGAATCAGGTCAAGGAGTTTTAGGTTTGAGCTTATGGGTCTTTTAAATAGCTTGCTTAAATAATGCGAATTTTTGAATTCCATATCTATTTTTAAGCCTTCTTTTGACAGATTGTAATTTACAGGTTCTTTTACGATTTCGGGGATA is from Treponema denticola and encodes:
- a CDS encoding ABC transporter permease → MENFVDRFKEFWNDFKKEKIGIVAIVLLGLLVLLIILEPIVLPFKGTNDNWHNISYWEDNPASAPPVWSELLSPKKSARTVRFTEPEITEEESEHFGKAKVYSFKYNYNYDRNPNNIIFRAELTGDVIMSMDVIRPDGKRIELGVFQKGNLKDYHSRFTVLTDAKSTMQQFTATYGASSTSGNANPVQLLFSEVSKTMYRDKKPLKGEYVFKFVIPKDVASNSANKIENPRVIIPGAVSGLLGTDLNKRDLFSGVMAGLKWALLIGLVASIISVLVGVMYGIISAYFGGTVDTIMMFIFEIVVSVPIIPILIVAAAVFKPSIWMIILALIIFGWTGSVKTVRSMALQIKEETYIEAAKALGAGKWRIILKHIAPLLLPYSFAIMASSVPGAIIFESSLSLLGLGDPSIVTWGQILHDAQSSGATLNGLWWWIIPPGLFIALLGMIFAFLGFAMDKILHPKLRTR
- a CDS encoding ABC transporter ATP-binding protein; the protein is MENKEVVLDVKNLRLYYHTSAGIVKALDDVSFTLHAGETLGLVGESGCGKTTTGMALLKMPSPPGRVEENSQIIINGRDIVPLSDSEIRKNVRWQEISMVFQGAMNSLTPVYTIGKQMLETLREHKEMSDKEAQDLMEEYLGYVGLPPEVLNRYPHELSGGMKQRVVIASGLFLKPKLVILDEPTTALDVIVQAQIINLLKELKKKFKLSFIFITHDLSLEAEISDRICVMYAGKIAELGTNDQIYGKEPMHPYTQKLLQATPLLRKRVSELSYIPGTPPDLISPPKGCRFNPRCHCTMDKCFELEPPLIEVEPGHQVACWRCVK
- a CDS encoding ABC transporter ATP-binding protein, with amino-acid sequence MSDNEKKIDPNDHVLELINIKKYFEPHQGLVQSLSKGTAKKIKAVDDVTLRLRRGEIFGLIGESGSGKTTIGKIAMKLHTPTEGTILYNGEDVTNSDKEKTAFYRRRVQMIFQDPYASMNPRFKIRDVMEEPLIIHKIKGTRAENDEKIIKAISEVKLNPPEEFMTRYPHMLSGGQRQRIATARTLILNPEVIVADEPVSMIDLSTRAEILHMMREVQRKLGLTYLYITHDLSTARYFTDRIAVMYLGRIVEMGDADDVIDNPMHPYTQALIEAVPEPKPGMLEVIKKLPISGEIPSPANVPSGCRFHTRCPYADESCSSMEEPSLMDIGNGHFHACRKAEEIKKKQN
- a CDS encoding FprA family A-type flavoprotein, whose protein sequence is MEAKKLTESVYCIHADIHDRTARFEGIWLLPHGVSINSYVVKGEKTALIDIVKDWDGSVDSYRKQLESIGLSFSSFDYVILNHLEPDHADLINLVREENPKAEILASAKGAALVKNFFKINEGVRAVKDGEVLDLGGGKKLVFYETPNIHWPETMMTYDPDDKILFSCDAFGSYGCIGEKIFDDQHTEDELKFFENEALRYYANIVASFSTFVNKGIEKLAALELKFICPSHGLLWRGNPSRIVELYKKFADYNTGTGSGLEKTICIIWGSMYGYTKDGLDAVIEGIEEEGIPYSIYRIPDTDATFILGEAYRSAGLLLAMPTYEYKMFPPMAHILDLFERKHFINKKVFRIGSWGWVGGAKKEYEERIEKFKWTNIESHEWQGKISDEDKRILKERGRELAKAVKNG
- a CDS encoding ABC transporter substrate-binding protein gives rise to the protein MKSFVKFLSCMLAVALVFTACGGGSGTAAGGKSPVKNGTYVDKVIYSVSTDQTVALKDVIEGKADLMFTSVPPVLLSGLSDADRDKIDVYPVPTGYWSLLFNPIPNKAPYVWKTEAGEEMFNPVAIKEVRYAFNWLINRKKLVDELLLGEGSPMYTPCTVGLPGAYRYNILASKFGITETGDEQKAINMIEDAMQKASKLAENKGKLVKENGKWMYKGKPVTIKSIMRVDDPTGRLPAARYIHAQIEKAGITVEGFERDRKTAGSLVYGGNPANYDWTMYLEGWGSGGFYVTWETPLCQMYSPFYGYMPGGGEAEFWNYSNEKLDVLGKKAAYGQYLTAEEFFSETTDMCAIGMEEAVRVYVVSQNDLYVANKGRFNSRLFYGTSDGFNGWTVRCADVKPDADGPYKGKRVLRVLQFSAQGSLFMSEWDPIGGQGFSDTYSSAFTNTVTDRASFDNPAVGQSEFAMSTVDVANAKFAPKFVATGKKTEEGDDELVMGGDIPVPAEAVMYDTASKKWVPAESGQSVATVATGKLVDGYYWHHGEPVDLNDVRYAFAFAYEWAIKDGDGDLYYDAPLSGVTLPSLKNTKGIVFNKDGSITTYSNYFHAPIPRDTAISVGGLSVKAANPGRRTNVPWEIYEALAEMVVHGSKSGTVYNFAKDGGERGVEANVKNPDCLADLKAKLEEFAASKHIPDPLKGFVNEDYAVKRYKASIAFIEKYGNAYITTGPLMFEKIDPVTSSVVLTNFDKYPYKSDYFPNMFRTDLTEIQYIKAPVAPSADKDAVFEVTVSKYAYPEVERVPLDKGKVEGRLQLPSGGEKTYTAKAIGDGKFTITVPASDLAGLEKGAEYIMVVLTSISDEPPSANSVSFTILK
- a CDS encoding PTS sugar transporter subunit IIA, which codes for MVSEILTIEEVARYLRVSERTVYEWAQKGEIPAGKIGTVWRFKKDDIESWVDERLTSSKTSASKQHRIVTENFLSPDRVVLLDYASKHDVLVMMSEVLAKAPQVKNSAELLDAILKREALMSTAVGRGIAIPHVRLSSVTDLVMAVGISKRDILDFDAVDGNPVRLVFMIAAANNQHDYYLQTISHFSAKLRNEELKSSLLNSTDPSEVYALLCE
- the rsmA gene encoding 16S rRNA (adenine(1518)-N(6)/adenine(1519)-N(6))-dimethyltransferase RsmA → MNSGFFLSLPNYDSPAELKSLLETLGFAMQKKFGQNFLIDKKTRENLISFLTLDKGTRVWEVGPGLGAMTYLLLEKGVNLTAFEIDKGFISLLKKFFLESSKQNFRLVEGDVQKNWHPYLIEHGKPDVFFGNLPYNIASELIASTVEAGVVFDTMLFTVQKEAAERITARPDNKNYTAFSVLCSLFYECKIVKTIPASAFWPQPNVESAAVLFKAKKEFAEYKNFKLFIKIVKALFSSRRKNIKNNLGSWMKSNGYGDKIDFVLERSGLSGNLRAESLALYDFLFLSDIIGHL